A single genomic interval of Streptomyces sp. NBC_00663 harbors:
- a CDS encoding aldehyde dehydrogenase family protein, with the protein MSERLFIGGEWTEPEGGHYAVVDPATEEPVGWAPEASRDQVHAACAAAREAFGPWSRTSAEERAAILGRAADVIADRFGPYAELAQAETGATTGTARAMQVGVGVARFRRYARVESAEWAIPPQINEAGPMGRAGVMGALAVRQPVGVVTCITSYNNPWANPAGKIAPALAMGNTVVVKPAPQDPLSVYRMAEALETAGVPRGVLNVVSGRSAEVGEAAVDSPDVDMVSFTGSTAVGQRIAEVCGRGMKRQLMELGGKGAAVVLDDADVGSAVAGIGTTFSFYSGQICTAPTRVLAQRGVYDRLVAGLAAYAARLKVGDPRDPATVVGPVISAAHRERVESYVELGRKEGATLVTGGERPPLDRGFHVTPTLLADCTPTMRVAREEIFGPVVSVIPFDDEEQGIALANDSEYGLIDYVWSGDIARAFRVARRLRAGGVGVNTVGRNMEAPFGGFKKSGVGRDVGSYALHAYSEVQAIVWPG; encoded by the coding sequence GTGAGCGAGCGGCTGTTCATCGGGGGCGAGTGGACCGAGCCGGAGGGCGGCCATTACGCGGTCGTCGACCCGGCGACCGAGGAGCCCGTCGGGTGGGCGCCGGAGGCCTCGCGGGATCAGGTGCACGCGGCGTGTGCCGCGGCCCGCGAGGCCTTCGGGCCGTGGTCGCGTACGTCGGCCGAGGAGCGGGCGGCGATCCTGGGCCGGGCGGCCGACGTCATCGCCGACCGCTTCGGCCCGTACGCCGAACTCGCCCAGGCGGAGACCGGCGCGACGACCGGCACCGCGCGGGCCATGCAGGTCGGGGTGGGCGTGGCCCGCTTCCGCCGGTACGCGCGCGTGGAGAGCGCCGAGTGGGCGATCCCGCCGCAGATCAACGAGGCCGGGCCGATGGGGAGGGCCGGGGTGATGGGCGCGCTGGCCGTCCGCCAGCCCGTCGGGGTGGTCACCTGCATCACCTCGTACAACAACCCGTGGGCCAACCCGGCCGGCAAGATCGCCCCCGCCCTGGCGATGGGCAACACGGTCGTGGTGAAACCGGCCCCGCAGGACCCCCTGTCGGTCTACCGGATGGCGGAGGCGCTGGAGACGGCCGGGGTGCCCAGGGGGGTGCTCAATGTGGTCTCCGGCCGCTCGGCCGAGGTCGGCGAGGCGGCCGTGGACTCCCCGGACGTCGACATGGTCAGCTTCACCGGCTCGACGGCGGTCGGACAGCGCATCGCCGAGGTGTGCGGGCGCGGGATGAAACGGCAGCTGATGGAGCTGGGCGGAAAGGGCGCGGCGGTCGTCCTCGACGACGCGGACGTCGGATCGGCGGTGGCCGGTATCGGGACCACCTTCTCCTTCTACAGTGGCCAGATCTGCACCGCACCGACCCGGGTCCTGGCCCAACGGGGGGTGTACGACCGCCTGGTGGCCGGTCTGGCGGCGTACGCGGCACGCCTCAAGGTCGGCGACCCACGCGACCCGGCCACGGTCGTGGGCCCGGTGATCTCGGCGGCCCATCGCGAACGGGTCGAGTCCTACGTGGAGTTGGGTCGCAAGGAGGGCGCGACGCTGGTGACAGGCGGCGAACGCCCGCCACTGGACCGGGGTTTCCACGTCACCCCCACCCTCCTCGCGGACTGCACGCCCACGATGCGCGTCGCCCGCGAGGAGATCTTCGGCCCGGTCGTCTCCGTCATCCCCTTCGACGACGAGGAGCAGGGCATCGCCCTCGCCAACGACTCCGAGTACGGCCTCATCGACTACGTCTGGTCCGGCGACATCGCCCGAGCCTTCCGCGTGGCCCGGCGGCTGCGGGCGGGCGGGGTCGGCGTGAACACGGTCGGGCGCAACATGGAGGCGCCGTTCGGCGGGTTCAAGAAGAGCGGTGTCGGACGGGACGTGGGCTCGTACGCCCTGCACGCGTACAGCGAGGTGCAGGCGATCGTCTGGCCCGGGTGA
- a CDS encoding TetR/AcrR family transcriptional regulator — protein sequence MSVQERKQRERAERERLIVATARELAEQQGWDAVTTRRLAERIEYSQPVLYSHFRGKREIIGAVALQGATELAVALRAATAAADGPRARVTALARGYLDFAERNPAVYDALFQLDGGLPYAQEDTPEPLKDAFAALLETLAQVAGDGVEPGLFTELFWASLHGIATLTRTRRLPPEETEQRVKLLVDRLAVL from the coding sequence ATGTCGGTACAGGAACGCAAGCAGCGCGAACGGGCGGAGCGGGAGCGCCTCATCGTGGCCACAGCCCGTGAACTCGCCGAGCAGCAGGGCTGGGACGCGGTCACCACCCGCAGGCTCGCCGAGCGCATCGAGTACAGCCAGCCCGTCCTCTACAGCCACTTCCGGGGCAAGCGGGAGATCATCGGTGCCGTCGCCCTCCAGGGCGCCACCGAGCTGGCCGTCGCGCTACGGGCCGCGACGGCCGCCGCGGACGGCCCGCGCGCGCGGGTCACCGCCCTCGCCCGCGGCTACCTAGACTTCGCCGAGCGCAACCCGGCGGTCTACGACGCCCTGTTCCAGCTCGACGGCGGCCTGCCGTACGCGCAGGAGGACACCCCCGAGCCGCTGAAGGACGCCTTCGCCGCACTGTTGGAGACTCTCGCCCAGGTCGCCGGGGACGGCGTGGAACCCGGGCTGTTCACGGAACTGTTCTGGGCGTCCCTGCACGGCATCGCGACCCTGACCCGCACACGAAGGCTGCCACCGGAGGAAACCGAGCAGAGGGTGAAACTGCTGGTCGACCGGCTCGCCGTGCTCTGA
- a CDS encoding DUF1772 domain-containing protein produces MLSTLEVVTVVVVGVMVGVEFAVAFVMNPILNALPEDSGQQGHAHGGRMLGAVMPVWYIGSLALVALWAVAGRHHDGTGLVVTAGALLVLSVVMSILLLVPINNRNKTWTAENRPADWKQQLNRWLRWHYVRVAVIVTAFALLAAALV; encoded by the coding sequence ATGCTCAGCACACTCGAGGTCGTCACAGTCGTGGTCGTCGGTGTGATGGTGGGGGTGGAGTTCGCCGTCGCCTTCGTCATGAACCCGATACTCAACGCCCTCCCGGAGGACAGCGGCCAGCAGGGCCACGCTCACGGGGGCCGGATGCTCGGCGCGGTGATGCCGGTCTGGTACATCGGCTCGCTCGCCCTCGTCGCGCTCTGGGCCGTCGCCGGACGGCACCACGACGGCACCGGTCTCGTGGTGACCGCCGGCGCGCTGCTGGTCCTCAGCGTGGTGATGTCGATCCTGCTGCTGGTCCCGATCAACAACCGGAACAAGACGTGGACCGCCGAGAACCGGCCCGCCGACTGGAAGCAGCAGCTGAACCGCTGGCTGCGCTGGCACTACGTCCGCGTGGCCGTCATCGTCACGGCCTTCGCCCTGCTGGCCGCCGCCCTCGTCTGA
- a CDS encoding DUF4267 domain-containing protein produces the protein MSLKKINTVLSAAFILFILWFGTGFILDPETSVQGFGLPHPATGDGGGFLVVKGIRDVVLALVLGVLLVTGHRRALGWALLVESLAAYGDMATVLGHHGSVATALGVHCLTATVMAGNGLLILRETRKAAATAAPTARPVPQPV, from the coding sequence GTGTCGCTGAAGAAGATCAACACCGTTCTGTCCGCCGCCTTCATCCTCTTCATCCTCTGGTTCGGTACGGGGTTCATCCTGGACCCGGAGACGTCGGTGCAGGGCTTCGGCCTGCCGCACCCAGCGACCGGCGACGGAGGCGGCTTCCTGGTCGTCAAGGGAATCCGCGACGTCGTCCTGGCCCTGGTCCTGGGCGTCCTGCTGGTGACGGGTCACCGCCGGGCACTGGGCTGGGCGCTGCTGGTGGAGTCCCTCGCCGCGTACGGCGACATGGCCACCGTGCTCGGCCACCACGGCTCCGTGGCCACCGCGCTGGGCGTCCACTGCCTGACCGCGACCGTGATGGCGGGCAACGGCCTGCTGATCCTGCGCGAGACCCGCAAGGCCGCGGCCACCGCCGCTCCGACGGCGAGGCCCGTTCCGCAGCCGGTCTGA
- a CDS encoding nitroreductase/quinone reductase family protein, with product MPRHNERKYRAVSAFQRRLNAVMRRLPTQTLLETTGRTSGLPRRTPLGGRRVGDSFWLVSEFGERSQYVRNIKADPRVRVRLRGRWHTGVAHLLPDDDPVARLRGLPRVNSVGVRAMGAGLLTVRVDLTD from the coding sequence ATGCCCCGTCACAACGAACGCAAGTATCGAGCCGTCTCCGCCTTTCAGCGCAGGCTCAACGCCGTCATGCGCCGGCTGCCGACCCAGACCCTCCTGGAGACCACCGGCCGCACCTCCGGACTCCCCCGCCGCACCCCGCTCGGCGGGCGGCGGGTCGGTGATTCCTTCTGGCTGGTCTCGGAGTTCGGGGAGCGGTCGCAGTACGTCCGCAACATCAAGGCCGATCCGCGGGTGCGGGTGCGGCTGCGCGGGCGCTGGCACACCGGTGTCGCCCATCTGCTCCCCGACGACGACCCGGTCGCCCGGCTGCGCGGTCTGCCCCGGGTGAACAGTGTGGGGGTACGGGCCATGGGGGCGGGGCTGCTGACGGTGCGGGTCGATCTGACCGACTGA
- a CDS encoding endonuclease/exonuclease/phosphatase family protein, which yields MRVVTWNLWWRFGPWAERQKAILAVLRDLRPDVVGLQEVWADRRTGENLAEWLAAELDLHCAWAASPAPERWRRRISDDSVDIGNAVLSRWPVTDQAVLRLPAPPDLDDGRLALYARLDAPGAPVPFFTTHLTSPLHASATRRQQVTSLAEFVAAHRDSTPHPPIVTGDFNAWPDSDEIRLFGGTRTSPAVPGQVFFDAWEYAAQGTPGATWTPENPYVHPGLGPGVRVDYIHVGAPAGPDGEGTVRGVRRAGHGPVDGVWPSDHAAVVADLQGAE from the coding sequence GTGCGGGTCGTGACGTGGAACCTGTGGTGGCGGTTCGGCCCGTGGGCCGAGCGGCAGAAGGCGATTCTCGCCGTCCTGCGCGACCTGCGCCCGGACGTGGTCGGTCTACAGGAGGTGTGGGCGGACCGCCGCACCGGCGAGAACCTCGCGGAATGGCTGGCCGCCGAACTGGACCTGCACTGCGCCTGGGCGGCGTCCCCCGCCCCCGAACGCTGGCGGCGCCGCATATCCGACGACTCCGTGGACATCGGCAACGCGGTGCTGAGCCGCTGGCCGGTGACGGACCAGGCGGTGCTGCGCCTGCCCGCCCCGCCGGACCTGGACGACGGCCGACTGGCCCTGTACGCCCGCCTCGACGCGCCGGGCGCCCCCGTCCCCTTCTTCACCACCCACCTCACCTCCCCCCTCCACGCCTCGGCGACCCGCCGCCAACAGGTCACGTCCCTGGCGGAGTTCGTGGCCGCGCATCGCGACAGCACCCCCCACCCGCCCATCGTCACCGGCGACTTCAACGCCTGGCCCGACTCCGACGAGATCCGCCTCTTCGGCGGCACCCGCACCTCCCCGGCCGTCCCCGGTCAGGTGTTCTTCGACGCCTGGGAGTACGCCGCCCAGGGCACCCCCGGAGCGACCTGGACCCCGGAGAACCCCTACGTCCACCCCGGCCTCGGCCCGGGCGTCCGCGTCGACTACATCCACGTGGGCGCACCGGCGGGCCCGGACGGCGAGGGCACGGTACGGGGCGTACGGCGGGCCGGGCACGGGCCGGTGGACGGGGTGTGGCCGTCCGATCACGCGGCGGTCGTCGCGGACTTGCAGGGCGCGGAGTAG
- a CDS encoding CehA/McbA family metallohydrolase yields the protein MCDDEHDIKRRTLVVTGAAAALTLGSVTFASAADGEQETRTIRGTLPTGSPDFVYVPVEVPSGVRELKVAYTYDRPAVPTGTAGNALDIGVFDERGTELGGEGFRGWSGGARTEFFIRADDATPGYIPGPVREGTWSIALGPYTVAPQGLSYEITITLTYGEPGEVVEPVYPPQRAKGRGRAWYRGDCHLHSWHSDGRRTPAEIGALARAAGLDFINTSEHNTHSAHAHWADVAGDDLLVMLGEEITTRNGHVVALGTDPGTFIDWRYRARDNRFGRFARRVRRAGGLVVPAHPHATCVGCGWRFGFGEADAVEVWNGPYTPDDEVALADWDSVLVASTREGRAWLPAMGSSDAHRDPDVVGSPQTVVLADDLTREAIQEGIRAGRSYIAESSRISLDFTAVGGKGEHAGIGGRLKAAADTPVTVRLDVTGAPRCTVRFVTDQGVLFTGAALPVTGSGVVEWRTTPAYAAYVRAEVRHETAAGPLPGALAALTNPIFLGR from the coding sequence ATGTGTGATGACGAGCACGACATCAAAAGACGCACACTCGTCGTGACGGGAGCCGCCGCCGCACTTACGTTGGGAAGCGTGACCTTCGCTTCAGCGGCGGACGGCGAGCAGGAGACGCGGACGATCCGGGGCACGCTGCCCACCGGGTCCCCCGATTTCGTGTACGTGCCGGTCGAGGTCCCGTCCGGCGTACGGGAGCTCAAGGTCGCCTACACCTACGACCGCCCGGCCGTCCCGACGGGCACCGCCGGCAACGCCCTGGACATCGGCGTCTTCGACGAACGGGGCACCGAACTGGGCGGCGAGGGCTTCCGGGGCTGGTCGGGAGGGGCCAGGACCGAGTTCTTCATCCGGGCCGACGACGCGACGCCGGGGTACATCCCGGGCCCGGTGCGCGAAGGCACCTGGTCGATCGCGCTGGGGCCGTACACGGTGGCGCCGCAGGGCCTGTCGTACGAGATCACGATCACGCTGACGTACGGCGAGCCCGGTGAGGTCGTCGAGCCCGTCTATCCGCCGCAGCGCGCGAAGGGGCGGGGCCGGGCCTGGTACCGCGGCGACTGCCACCTCCACTCCTGGCACTCCGACGGCCGCCGCACCCCCGCCGAGATCGGGGCGCTGGCCCGTGCCGCGGGGCTGGACTTCATCAACACCTCCGAGCACAACACCCATTCCGCGCACGCCCATTGGGCGGACGTGGCGGGTGACGACCTGCTGGTGATGCTGGGTGAGGAGATCACGACGAGGAACGGCCATGTGGTCGCCCTCGGCACGGACCCCGGCACCTTCATCGACTGGCGCTACCGGGCCCGCGACAACCGCTTCGGCCGTTTCGCCCGCCGTGTCCGCAGGGCGGGGGGCCTGGTCGTACCGGCCCATCCGCACGCCACCTGCGTGGGGTGCGGATGGCGGTTCGGCTTCGGCGAGGCGGACGCGGTGGAGGTCTGGAACGGGCCCTACACGCCCGACGACGAGGTGGCGCTGGCGGACTGGGACAGCGTGCTGGTCGCCTCCACGCGGGAGGGGCGTGCGTGGCTTCCCGCGATGGGCAGCAGTGACGCGCACCGGGATCCGGACGTGGTCGGCTCGCCGCAGACCGTCGTCCTGGCCGACGACCTCACCCGGGAGGCGATCCAGGAGGGCATCCGGGCGGGGCGGTCGTACATCGCCGAGTCCTCGCGGATCTCGCTGGACTTCACCGCCGTCGGCGGCAAGGGCGAACACGCGGGCATCGGCGGCCGGTTGAAGGCGGCGGCGGACACCCCGGTGACCGTCCGCCTCGACGTCACGGGCGCACCGCGCTGCACCGTCCGGTTCGTCACCGACCAGGGGGTGCTGTTCACCGGCGCGGCACTGCCGGTGACCGGCTCCGGGGTGGTGGAGTGGCGGACGACTCCGGCCTACGCGGCGTACGTCCGCGCCGAGGTGCGGCACGAGACGGCGGCGGGTCCGCTGCCGGGGGCGTTGGCGGCCCTCACGAACCCGATCTTCCTGGGCAGGTGA
- a CDS encoding LLM class F420-dependent oxidoreductase, with protein MRISATIFLTDETITPTRLARELEQRGFAGLYLPEHTHIPVERTTPYPAGGDLPPEYGRTLDPFVALGQAAAVTETLGLGTGITLVAQHDPIDLAKQIATVDHLSGGRLTLGLGFGWNVEEAADHGVDWRTRRELVRDRMALMRALWSEEPTAYKGEFGSVRASHAHPKPIRGHLGPRTLIGGAAGPKLFTHICEYADGWMPIGGRGLTETLPVLRTAWEEAGREPGALQVVPYAVFPSPGKLAHYEELGIEEIVVQLPPAGETEVLRTLDEYAGHL; from the coding sequence ATGCGTATCTCCGCCACGATCTTCCTCACCGACGAGACCATCACCCCGACCCGGCTCGCCCGTGAGCTGGAGCAGCGGGGCTTCGCCGGCCTCTATCTCCCCGAGCACACCCACATCCCGGTGGAGCGGACCACCCCGTACCCGGCGGGCGGCGACCTCCCGCCCGAGTACGGCCGCACCCTCGACCCCTTCGTCGCCCTCGGCCAGGCGGCGGCCGTCACCGAGACGCTGGGCCTCGGCACCGGCATCACGCTCGTCGCCCAGCACGACCCGATCGACCTCGCGAAGCAGATCGCCACGGTCGACCATCTGTCCGGTGGCCGCCTCACCCTCGGCCTCGGCTTCGGCTGGAACGTGGAAGAGGCCGCCGACCACGGAGTGGACTGGCGTACCCGGCGCGAGCTGGTGCGGGACCGGATGGCGCTGATGCGGGCGCTGTGGTCGGAGGAACCGACCGCCTACAAGGGGGAGTTCGGCAGCGTCCGCGCCAGCCATGCCCACCCCAAGCCCATTCGAGGCCACCTCGGTCCCCGCACCCTCATCGGCGGCGCGGCCGGCCCGAAGCTCTTCACCCACATCTGCGAGTACGCCGACGGCTGGATGCCGATCGGCGGACGGGGCCTGACGGAGACGCTGCCGGTGTTGCGCACGGCATGGGAGGAGGCGGGCCGCGAGCCGGGCGCGCTACAGGTCGTCCCGTACGCGGTGTTCCCCTCACCCGGCAAGCTCGCGCACTACGAGGAGCTGGGTATCGAGGAGATCGTTGTCCAGCTGCCCCCGGCGGGGGAGACGGAGGTGCTGCGGACGTTGGATGAATACGCCGGGCACCTGTAA